Proteins encoded together in one Halothermothrix orenii H 168 window:
- a CDS encoding DHH family phosphoesterase, translating into MIKLTTVIEAIKKSDNYLIVGHVDPDGDCIGSMFALKWGLERLQKKALVLLTEPLDKIYDYLNISRDDYLIQDEDDIQGLSWSNPNIISLDTGSKERLGNNKDLVDDYYTINIDHHIDNTLYGDLNYVDKDSAATGEIVYQILEKLGIKVEKKIGTAIITALVGDTGGFSYQNTKPEILRLTSDLMESGVDLYTVNRALFASYSFESLKLKGMVFSKARRTFDGRISYFVLTQEMINKSGASFKDTSGLVNFARDIKGVEVGILFQEKSDNEIKVNFRSNNYCPVNEIAAEFGGGGHPRAAGCTINNTLGNAIKMVLKKVKKYV; encoded by the coding sequence ATGATAAAATTAACCACAGTAATTGAAGCGATAAAAAAGAGTGATAATTACCTTATTGTTGGCCATGTTGACCCAGATGGGGATTGTATTGGCTCCATGTTTGCTTTGAAATGGGGCCTTGAACGATTACAAAAAAAAGCCCTGGTCCTCCTGACAGAACCCCTTGATAAGATTTATGATTATTTAAATATTTCCAGAGATGATTATTTAATACAGGATGAAGATGATATACAGGGATTATCCTGGTCAAACCCTAATATAATTTCTCTGGATACAGGAAGCAAAGAGAGGCTTGGTAATAATAAAGACCTTGTTGATGACTATTACACCATTAATATTGACCATCATATAGATAACACTTTATATGGAGACTTGAATTATGTTGATAAGGACTCGGCAGCTACCGGAGAAATTGTTTACCAGATCCTTGAGAAACTGGGAATCAAAGTAGAAAAAAAGATTGGGACAGCTATAATTACAGCTCTGGTCGGGGATACCGGGGGTTTTAGTTACCAGAACACAAAACCTGAAATATTGCGGCTCACATCTGATTTAATGGAATCAGGGGTTGATTTATATACTGTTAACCGGGCCCTTTTTGCCTCTTATTCCTTTGAATCACTAAAACTAAAGGGTATGGTTTTTTCTAAAGCCAGGCGTACTTTTGATGGAAGGATTTCATATTTTGTCCTCACACAGGAGATGATTAATAAAAGTGGTGCTTCTTTTAAGGATACCAGTGGCCTGGTGAATTTCGCAAGGGATATAAAAGGGGTTGAGGTAGGAATTTTATTTCAGGAAAAATCAGATAACGAAATTAAAGTCAACTTTCGTTCCAATAACTACTGTCCAGTCAATGAAATTGCTGCAGAATTTGGGGGTGGGGGTCACCCCAGGGCAGCTGGCTGTACTATAAATAATACCCTTGGAAATGCTATAAAAATGGTTTTAAAAAAGGTGAAGAAATATGTCTAG
- the infB gene encoding translation initiation factor IF-2 — protein sequence MSKIRVYKLAKELGKSSKELVNILNDLGVEVSSHMSTVEDETAELVKGMLQEEDKPEEKISKKEPDKKDRKKTKGKKQMTRTATQKEGTEHGQKDTDRREMRVTVNPPLSVKELAEKADIPVNRIIKTLIGLGVMATVNHQIDEEIVKKLIDKMNLKIKISQGEDKEEKPDKVQTDIKDKPEDLELRPPIVTVMGHVDHGKTTLLDVIRETRVAESEAGGITQHIGAYQAVVQNKKITFIDTPGHEAFTAMRARGARLTDIAILVVAADDGVMPQTVEAINHAKAADIPIIVAINKVDKSNAQPDMVKQQLTEHGLVPEDWGGDTICVPISALKKKNIDELLEMVLLVAEMEELKANPDRPAEGVIVESQLDKGRGPVATVLVKNGTLKVGDPILAGYTHGKVRAMINDQGKRIKEALPSTPVEVLGFSDVPAAGDYVQVLEDEKEARAIAEERLQKKQERDLQHDGRISLDGLYQQIKEGGVKELNLIIKGDVHGSIEALRESLVKLSTDEVTVNIIHTGVGAINETDVNLASASNAIIIGFNVRPDSNARKLAEREKVEIKTYRVIYKIIEDLKDAMAGMLEPELKEEVTGRAEVRATFKVPNVGTVAGLYVKEGFINRNNKVRLLRDGVVVYEGDIASLKRFKNDVREVKEGYECGLGIEGYNDIKEGDQIETYTYREIKRTL from the coding sequence ATGAGTAAAATTAGAGTTTATAAACTGGCAAAGGAATTAGGTAAATCCAGTAAAGAACTGGTTAATATTTTAAATGATTTAGGTGTTGAAGTATCCAGTCATATGAGTACAGTAGAGGATGAGACGGCTGAACTTGTTAAGGGAATGTTACAGGAAGAAGATAAACCTGAAGAAAAAATTAGTAAAAAAGAGCCAGATAAGAAAGATAGAAAGAAGACTAAAGGAAAAAAACAGATGACCAGAACAGCCACTCAAAAAGAAGGTACAGAACATGGTCAGAAAGATACAGATAGAAGAGAGATGAGGGTAACTGTAAACCCTCCCCTGTCTGTAAAAGAGCTGGCTGAGAAGGCTGATATTCCTGTTAATCGTATAATTAAAACATTAATTGGACTGGGGGTTATGGCTACAGTTAATCATCAGATTGACGAAGAAATAGTTAAAAAACTAATAGACAAAATGAACTTAAAAATAAAAATTTCTCAAGGGGAAGATAAAGAAGAAAAACCGGATAAAGTTCAGACTGATATAAAAGATAAACCTGAAGATTTAGAACTTCGCCCTCCTATTGTCACTGTAATGGGACATGTTGATCATGGAAAAACAACCCTTCTTGATGTAATCAGGGAAACCCGGGTTGCTGAAAGTGAGGCAGGAGGAATTACCCAGCATATAGGAGCTTATCAGGCAGTTGTACAGAATAAGAAGATTACATTTATAGATACCCCCGGTCATGAGGCTTTTACTGCAATGAGGGCCAGGGGAGCCAGGTTGACCGATATTGCTATTTTAGTTGTTGCAGCTGATGATGGGGTTATGCCCCAGACTGTAGAAGCTATAAATCATGCCAAGGCCGCTGATATCCCGATAATTGTTGCTATAAATAAGGTGGATAAATCCAATGCCCAGCCTGATATGGTAAAACAGCAGTTAACAGAGCATGGTCTGGTACCCGAAGACTGGGGTGGAGATACTATCTGTGTTCCCATTTCTGCTTTAAAGAAAAAGAATATAGATGAATTACTTGAAATGGTTCTTCTTGTAGCTGAAATGGAAGAACTTAAGGCAAATCCCGATAGACCAGCAGAAGGTGTTATTGTAGAATCTCAGCTGGATAAAGGACGGGGCCCGGTTGCCACAGTACTTGTAAAAAATGGAACCTTAAAGGTCGGTGATCCAATCCTGGCCGGTTATACTCATGGTAAGGTCAGGGCCATGATAAATGATCAGGGAAAACGTATTAAAGAGGCACTGCCGTCGACACCGGTTGAAGTTCTGGGCTTTTCTGATGTGCCGGCAGCTGGTGATTATGTTCAGGTTCTCGAAGATGAAAAAGAGGCCCGGGCTATTGCAGAAGAAAGATTACAGAAAAAGCAGGAACGTGATTTACAGCATGACGGGCGTATTTCCCTCGATGGTTTATATCAACAGATAAAAGAGGGAGGAGTTAAGGAGCTTAATTTAATAATCAAGGGAGATGTTCATGGTTCTATTGAGGCGTTACGTGAATCCCTTGTAAAATTAAGTACTGATGAGGTTACGGTCAATATTATTCATACAGGGGTCGGTGCTATTAACGAAACAGATGTTAACCTGGCCAGTGCTTCAAATGCAATTATAATTGGTTTTAATGTCAGGCCTGATTCCAATGCCAGAAAATTGGCTGAACGGGAAAAAGTTGAGATAAAAACCTACCGGGTTATTTACAAGATAATTGAAGACCTTAAAGATGCTATGGCCGGTATGCTTGAACCTGAACTTAAAGAAGAAGTTACCGGAAGGGCTGAAGTCAGAGCTACATTTAAGGTGCCCAATGTTGGAACCGTAGCCGGGCTTTATGTTAAAGAAGGGTTTATCAATCGAAATAATAAAGTGCGTTTATTGAGGGATGGCGTAGTCGTCTATGAAGGTGATATTGCTTCCCTGAAAAGATTTAAAAATGATGTCAGGGAAGTTAAAGAAGGTTATGAATGTGGTCTGGGAATTGAAGGTTATAATGATATTAAAGAAGGGGACCAGATTGAAACCTATACCTATAGGGAAATAAAACGCACCTTATAG
- the rbfA gene encoding 30S ribosome-binding factor RbfA, which translates to MKRQRARRLGELLKKEISDIILREVKDPRIGFISVTDVEVSNDLRHAKVFVSVYGDEKERKETMEGLEKATGYIRKLIGERVKVYYTPEILFRYDDSLEHGARINELLKKVKEEEESDREEG; encoded by the coding sequence ATGAAGAGGCAACGAGCCCGAAGACTTGGTGAACTTTTAAAAAAAGAAATTAGCGATATTATACTGAGAGAAGTTAAAGACCCGCGAATTGGGTTTATTTCTGTAACTGATGTAGAGGTTTCAAATGATTTGCGCCATGCCAAGGTTTTTGTTAGTGTATATGGTGATGAAAAAGAACGTAAAGAGACCATGGAGGGTTTAGAAAAGGCTACCGGTTATATAAGAAAATTGATTGGAGAAAGAGTAAAGGTTTATTATACACCTGAAATACTTTTCAGGTATGATGATTCACTTGAACATGGTGCCCGTATCAATGAACTTTTAAAAAAGGTTAAGGAGGAAGAAGAATCGGATAGGGAAGAGGGTTAA